The genomic interval CCGATACATTATAGTGTCCTAAGATTGATTACTCAAATAGAAGTTGTATCAAAAATTATTAAAGTGGTTATCAAAATCAACTAAACCACAAAAGCCACAAAGGCAGTGCTATAAATAAGCCAATAAATGTCAAGGCAATACTGCTGGCTAATAAGTTGCGATCTAAATCATAAACTTCTGCCAAAATTAATACAGAAAGACCAGTAGGTGTACCGGACATTAACACTAGTACTAAACGTTGTTCACCAGTTACACCAAAAAAGGTGGCGATCAATCCCACTAATACAGGTACAATAAAGACTTTCAGGACGCTGGCAATAGAAGCAATTTTAATACTTTTCCAGCCTGTAATTGTACCTAAACGCAGACCGACGAGTAACAAAGCCAAGGCGATGACTACCCAAACAGCTTGTTCTAATCCTGACTCAACAACTGCTGGTAATTGGATAAATTGAGTACTCAAGCCCAGAAAAAATGTCCACAAGCTAGGAACTGTAATTAAATCGCGTAGCTGAGTCCACCAGTGCTGATTGATTGTGCTTTTACCAAAATAGCTGGCAATTAAGACTGCTATACCATAAGTGCCGATGACGTTGTTGGTAACGCTGAATAATACTGCCCAGTCGTTGTTGGCTGGACTAGTAAGGACTTGGGTGAGGGTGAGTCCAACAAAACCAGTATTCCCTAAAATGGTAGCGAGAATAAAACTGCCTAAACTAGCTTGCATCAATGGCATGTCCACGGCTGATTCTGAGGCTGGCTGTTGATGATGTCGGAACCACCGTATAGCTTGCCAAATCAACAATGCTAAAACCAAACTCAGCAGTAATACTGCAACTGCAACTCCAGGGATGAGGAAGCCGTGAGATAAATCAGTATGACGTGCTAAAACAAAAAGTTGTAATGGCACTCCCACCCAATACAAGCTGTTCCCCAGCCACTTGAGAAAATTATCTGAAGTTAATCGAGAACCTAATAATCCTATCCCAATCCACAGGAAAAGCGGGGTGTAAGCATGAATCAAACTTTCAATCATGATAGAGTGGCACCTTGGTTGAGGTGTCAAGAAATTGTGGATTTTGGATTGAATCTCAAATCTAAAATTCAAAATCTAAAATTCAGCACAGCCTCTTACATTATCATTTAACGCGATGTGCGACTTATTCTTGAAACCCCTCTCCAAACCTCTCACGCCAGTCGCTACAACGGAGGGAACCTCCGCAACGCGCTGGCTCCCCGAAACGGAGAGAGGCTTTGAATCTTGCTCCCCTTCCCTGGTAGGGAAGGGGTTGGGGGTTAGGTTTGAGAGAAAGTCGCACACGGCGTTATTTATTCTGCGTAGGCCTCCATTGGTAAACAAGCACAGACAAAGTTTTTGTCGCCAAAAGCAGCATCAATACGACCGACAGTAGGCCAGAATTTTGCATCGCGCGTCCAAGGTGCGGGGTAGGCGGCTTGTTCGCGGGAATAGGGATGAGTCCATTCGCCAGCGATGAGACTTTCGGCGGTGTGGGGTGCGTTTTTCAAAAGATTATCTTCAATATCCATTTTGCCTGATTCAATTTCGGCAATTTCTTGACGAATAGCAATCAAAGCATCACAAAAACGGTCTAATTCTGCTTTTGATTCGCTTTCTGTGGGTTCTACCATGATAGTTCCCGCCACAGGCCAGGAGACTGTCGGCGCATGGAAACCATAGTCCATTAATCGTTTAGCAACATCATCGATATCGATGTTGGCGGATTTTTTGAGCGATCGCAAATCTAAAATACATTCATGGGCAACTAAGTTATTTTTACCTTTGTACAACACTGGATAGTAGTTTTCTAGTCGCTTGGCAATGTAGTTAGCATTCAAAATTGCCACTTTCGTTGCTTGGGTTAAACCAGCCGCCCCCATCATGGCAATATACATCCAAGAAATGACTAAGATGCTGGCACTACCCCAAGGTGCGGCGGCGACTGCGCCTGTTGAGTGGGGAGTGGGGAGTGGGGAGTGGGGAGTGGGTTTATTTATGGGAACTACGGCGTGTCCGGGGAGGAAGGGTACGAGATGGGATGCGACACCAATTGGCCCCATACCAGGGCCACCGCCACCGTGAGGAATACAGAAGGTTTTGTGCAAATTCAAGTGACAAACATCTGCACCAATATCGCCGGGACGACACAACCCGACTTGGGCGTTCATGTTTGCCCCATCCATGTATACTTGTCCACCGTGACGGTGTATAACTTGACAAATTTCTTGAATGGCTTCCTCAAATACACCGTGAGTTGAAGGATATGTCACCATCAACGCCGCCAGTTCACTACTGTGCTTTTCGGCTTTGGCTTTGAGGTCTTCTACATCAATATTACCGTCAGCATCACAGGCAACGGCTACGACTTTCATCCCACACATCACCGCACTTGCTGGGTTGGTTCCATGCGCGGAGGTGGGAATTAAACAGATGTTGCGGTGTGCTTCGCCGCGACTAGCATGATATTCATGAATGACCAACAGTCCGGCGTATTCTCCTTGGGAACCTGCATTTGGTTGTAAAGAAATTCCCGCAAACCCAGTAATTTCCGCTAACCACGCTTCAAGTTGCTGAAACAGAATTTGATAACCGCGTGTTTGTGATGGTGGTGCAAAGGGGTGTATCTTGCCAAATTCCTCCCAACTCACCGGAATCATTTCGGCGGTTGCGTTTAGTTTCATGGTACAAGAACCCAAAGGAATCATCGATGTTGTTAGGGATAAATCCTTGGTTTCTAGTTTGTGCAGATAACGTAACAACTCTGTTTCGGAGTGATAGCGGTTAAATACGGGATGGGTGAGGTAGCTGCTTTGACGGCGTGGCAAAATATCGGTAGTGGAATTTGTTAATTCTTCTACAGAGAAAGATAATTCATCTTGACCAGCGAAAAT from Aulosira sp. FACHB-615 carries:
- the gcvP gene encoding aminomethyl-transferring glycine dehydrogenase, whose translation is MVFHAPQTQSTLPENTAYSNFLERHIGPNTKDIQQMLEVLGFASLDELIDRTVPQAIRSQQTLQLPDAQSEYAALAKLKNIAAKNQVCRSYIGMGYYDCVTPPVIGRNILENPGWYTAYTPYQPEIAQGRLEALLNFQTMIIDLTGLEIANASLLDEATAAAEAMSLSYGVSKTKAHSYFVSRDCHPQTIDVLQTRAKPLGINIIIGDHQTFDFAEPIFGAVLQYPATDGTIYDYRAFIEKAHTVGALVTVAADPLSLTLLTPPGEFGADIAVGSTQRFGIPLGFGGPHAAYFATKEEYKRQVPGRIVGLSRDVNGKPALRLALQTREQHIRREKATSNICTAQVLLAVMAGMYAVYHGPEGLKNIAENIHQLTVILAAGLKRLGYKISSENVFDTLRVELGTQNLETILAGCQGRNINLRIFDETAVGISLDETTTAEDLIDLWQIFAGQDELSFSVEELTNSTTDILPRRQSSYLTHPVFNRYHSETELLRYLHKLETKDLSLTTSMIPLGSCTMKLNATAEMIPVSWEEFGKIHPFAPPSQTRGYQILFQQLEAWLAEITGFAGISLQPNAGSQGEYAGLLVIHEYHASRGEAHRNICLIPTSAHGTNPASAVMCGMKVVAVACDADGNIDVEDLKAKAEKHSSELAALMVTYPSTHGVFEEAIQEICQVIHRHGGQVYMDGANMNAQVGLCRPGDIGADVCHLNLHKTFCIPHGGGGPGMGPIGVASHLVPFLPGHAVVPINKPTPHSPLPTPHSTGAVAAAPWGSASILVISWMYIAMMGAAGLTQATKVAILNANYIAKRLENYYPVLYKGKNNLVAHECILDLRSLKKSANIDIDDVAKRLMDYGFHAPTVSWPVAGTIMVEPTESESKAELDRFCDALIAIRQEIAEIESGKMDIEDNLLKNAPHTAESLIAGEWTHPYSREQAAYPAPWTRDAKFWPTVGRIDAAFGDKNFVCACLPMEAYAE
- a CDS encoding AEC family transporter, which gives rise to MIESLIHAYTPLFLWIGIGLLGSRLTSDNFLKWLGNSLYWVGVPLQLFVLARHTDLSHGFLIPGVAVAVLLLSLVLALLIWQAIRWFRHHQQPASESAVDMPLMQASLGSFILATILGNTGFVGLTLTQVLTSPANNDWAVLFSVTNNVIGTYGIAVLIASYFGKSTINQHWWTQLRDLITVPSLWTFFLGLSTQFIQLPAVVESGLEQAVWVVIALALLLVGLRLGTITGWKSIKIASIASVLKVFIVPVLVGLIATFFGVTGEQRLVLVLMSGTPTGLSVLILAEVYDLDRNLLASSIALTFIGLFIALPLWLLWFS